CGGCCGGAAGCATCGCTCGGGTGGGCATTGCGCAGGTGGGACACTTCAGGCAGAAGAGCTGGTGCTCGACAACGTGGGCGCGCACTGGGGGAAGCTCCACGACCTGGTGGCGTCGCACGGGCTTAGCCTCGCAGGCGAAGAGGAGCGTGTGCCCGCAGTGGTGGCACTGCTCGGGCCGGTGCGGCACCGTCGCATTGACCCGCTCCGGCGGCAGGAGCATGCGGCTTGCCGGTGGGCTTCTTCTTCCGGCGCGTCTTGCCGGGCGGATCCGACGAGGGAGGGCGTGAGGAGTTGGTTGAATCCTGCCCCAAGCGGGCCTCCAACTCCCGTACCCGGGCACGGAGCTGCTCCAGCTCGGCCTTCACGTCGAGGATGACCGCGCATGCTGCAGGGCTGAGAACCTCGCCCGCTGCCTCAAGTTGCTCGACCGCGTTCATGGCAGCGGCTCGCCGCATTTCCAGGGCCAGTCCGCTACCCCTCTGAACGGTTACAACCAAAGAAAAAGCGGGGCCTTTCGGCCCCGCTGAGCGCCCACTCCAGGACTCGAACCTGGGACCCTCTGATTAACAGTCGGAGGCGCGGCAGGAAGGAGCACGGCAAACCGTTGGTATTCCTTGATGTTCCGGAAGAGCCTGCCGGACTTCGACGGCCAAAATGCCGGGTTCTGCCGGTGAACCTATCCCAGAAGTTATCCCACCCCACGCCCCAGCCGGAGCCCCCAGCCGATCACGCGGAGCGGCGGTTCGTCTGCTCGCGCTGGATCTGCTCGGCGAGCGCACGGACGCCGGTCTTTCCGACGATCTGCCGGCGCTCTTCCGTGTAGTCTCCAGCTCCGGTCTCGAACTGCTGGAGGAAGCGCACCATCCCGACCACCCCCAGCTCTCGCCGCAAGGCCTCGACCCCGGCGCGCCGGATCTCGTCCAGAGTCGCAGTCGCAGTATCGATCATGGTTCCTCCTGGCTGATCCAGTTCACCGGATTTACGGCCCCGACACGGAGCTGACCCGCATGCCGTTCGGCTCGCCGAAGCAGTTTGTCCTCTGTGGTCAGAAAGACCTCTGCTCCGCCCCGCTCGGCGCAGGCCAGGTGCAGCGCATCGAAGTCGCGGAACCCGAGCGCTTCCAGCTCCTCGCCACGCGCGATGTCCGTCTCTTCAACCTGAACCCAGCGCGAGACATCTGCGAGCATCTCCCGGACCCGGCGCAGCCGATCGGGGTTGGACATCCGCCCGATCTCGAACTCCAGTACACTACTCCCGAGCCATTGTATCCCCCCGCCCGCGACGCGTTGCAGGATCAGCAGCACCGCTTCTGCTTCCAGGCGAATCCGGGGCTGCCGCTGGTCGTCGAACGGCCGGTTAAAGACAGTCCAACTTGAACTCCGAGGAGAACTGCCGCCTCTTCCGCTCGCTCATGAACTCCTCCTTGAGCCCACGTCCGACACCGCGGGCTTATCTCGGTGTCCACCACGCGGGGGAACTCCAGCCACATCCTCTGCGAGCGCTCCCGCGAGCACGCTGGTTTCAGCGCCTGAGGGCGGCATCAGTCTACGGAGCGGCACCGGATCATCGCGGTCACCGCAGCGCCGTAAGAGGTCCTGCCCTCGATCCGCATCACCGCGTCGGCCCCTTCACGCTTTGCCGTGGCGCGGGCAGTTGCCCCCGCCGCGCTGCTAAGCCCGACGCCTCCGAGACCGCCGCCCGTCTCATCCGGACGGCCGAACAGCACGGAGAGATGGACATCCTCCGTGGTCCCACCGGCCTTTGTGACGCCCTGCAGCATCACCTGGACGGCCGAAACGCCGCGATCGCGCTCCGCGTCGAAGTCCGCCGCCCACTCCTCGTCCTCAATGATGCAGTTCATCTCGTCCGCTCCACGGTACTTGCCCGCGAAGGGGCCGCTGCCGATGGTCACCTCGTAGGTGTCCTCGGAGCTCGGCTCCGCGAGTGCCGGCCCTGCCTCCGCCGCCACGCCGGTGGAGATCGCGTCGGGAGTCGGCGGAGCCTCGGCTCCCGCCTCGCAGCCACTGAGTGCGACCAGTGCCACGAGCGGGAGCAGGAGCAGGGTGGAGGTGCTGCGGATCGGCTTCATCGTCTTCGTCCTCTGGTGGATGGCGGCCAGCGATTCCGGTCGGCTCGTAGACCACGGAGCCGTCGTTCAGCTCACTGCATGAAGTTCGCGCTTCGGCAACGCAGGAGCGCCTTCACCTGCGCCCCGTAGAACGTCGTTCCCTCGACGCGAAGCACCGCTCCCGAGCCCTCCCTGCTCACGCTCAGCCGAGAGTCTCCGCCGTTCTGCGTGCGGTGGATCTGGACCATTCCGGCGTGGGGATCGATCTCCTCGCCGTCCATCACCATCTGGCCGAAGCCCATCGTGAGGGCGAGTTCCCCCGCCGTGCAGCTGCCGCCCGATGCCGGTGCGCCGTTCGCGATCAGCAGCACGCTCGAGAGGCCGCGCTCACGTCGAGCCGTTCCTCAGCAACTCGCCTCCACTCGTGTCCAGGCTGTGGCTGGCGCAGGCCGCGCGATCCTCTCAGCGGCGAGGCCGCTGCTCGCGCAGGAGCAATAGGCCGGCTCGCCGGTAGGCACGCTCCAGTGCTCTCGGGCAGGGCGCAGGCAGAAAGCTGGATTGCATAGAAGCCGCGCCTGGGCTATGATTATCAATGCGGAGAAGGCGTTCCGCAAGCGACTCGACACCTTCCGCGCGCTGCAGCGACGAAACGCCCCCGCCGCATTCCGCCCATCAGGATGGCAACTGCCGCCTTCCCGGTCTCCCGGTTCTCCCCGGGCCGCCTCATGGGCGCTGAGGGACTCGAGCGCCCGCCCCCTGCGGAGGACAGGTGTGATCGAGAACCGCGGTGAGGGCGATCCCCACGACCCGGGGCAGATACCAGACGCGAATGAGAGGGTGAGCGGCTGGTGGCTCCAGGGTGACTCTCCGATTTTTTCCGGAGAGGAGAAAACGAACGCCCGGCAAGCGTAAGTGCTTGCCGGGCGTTCGTTTGTCTACAGCGCCCACTCCAGGACTCGAACCTGGGACCCTCTGATTAACAGTCAGATGCTCTAACCAACTGAGCTAAGTGGGCAAAAAGAAGCGGGAGACGGGGCTCGAACCCGCGACCCTCAGCTTGGGAAGCTGATGCTCTACCAGCTGAGCTACTCCCGCATTTCCCGCAGTACCCCGTAGGGGAATCGAACCCCTGTTTACGCCGTGAGAGGGCGTTGTCCTAGGCCACTAGACGAACGGGGCAAAGATGCTCTGGAGAGGACTCGAACCTCCACGGGCTTGCGCCCACTAGATCCTGAATCTAGCGCGTCTACCAGTTCCGCCACCGGAGCAACTTCAGGTGCGCCCGGAGAGATTCGAACTCCCGACCTTCTGATCCGTAGGCAGACGCTCTATCCAGCTGAGCTACGGGCGCACGAACCACCTGTACCGGACCGAATGCACCGAGTAGGAATCGAACCTACAACCTTGGGATTAAGAGTCCCCTGCTCTGCCAGTTGAGCTATCGGTGCTTCAAATCGTTGCGGGGCACAAACATATAAAAATCCCCGGCCCCGTCAAGCCCCTTCGCAAATCCAGGAGGCGCAGCGACTTGCGCCGGGCGGCCACGAAAAGCGCCCCCGTCCCGCGGAGGGACGGGGGCGCTTTGGCGCCCCGTCACCCCGGGAGGTCAGTAGTCGTAGACGGTGCGCTTCGACTTGTCGATGGTGCTGCCGATCACCGCGCCGGCGAGCCCGCCGGTGGCCGCGCCGATCACCGCGCCCTTGACCCGGTGCCGCGGCCCGCCGGCCACCGCGCCCACGCCGGCGCCGACCACCGCGCCGATGGCGGCGTCACGCTTGGTGTTCTTCACCTCGACCGTCCGCGCCCGCGGCGCCGGGGCCTGGTAGTCGCCGGAGCTCCCCCCGCTGCTGCTCCCCGAGCTGCGGCGCGCCGCCGACGAGCTGCTGCGCGTGCTGCTGGAGCTGGACTTCGACTCCCGCGCCGCGGTGCGGACCGGCTCCTCCACCGGCTTCACCTCGGGCTCGGGCGCCGGGGTCTCGGTGTGGGCCGTGTGGACCATGCCGAGCTCCACCGGCGAGACCACGGCCT
This sequence is a window from Longimicrobiaceae bacterium. Protein-coding genes within it:
- a CDS encoding YMGG-like glycine zipper-containing protein, whose amino-acid sequence is MRVLKTALVLSTLVGTAACGRQDAPEPADLAWLDTLELQSAPAAQAVVSPVELGMVHTAHTETPAPEPEVKPVEEPVRTAARESKSSSSSTRSSSSAARRSSGSSSGGSSGDYQAPAPRARTVEVKNTKRDAAIGAVVGAGVGAVAGGPRHRVKGAVIGAATGGLAGAVIGSTIDKSKRTVYDY